One window of Robiginitalea biformata HTCC2501 genomic DNA carries:
- a CDS encoding coiled-coil domain-containing protein, producing MEPYQLIIGKLEKFLTRYYLRQLLKGTFLFLFFGGLLLLLVSGLEYLLWMGSGLRRILFWALVGIELFLFFRYLVQPVLQLFRLQRGLSYKEGSSMIGRHFPEVGDRLYNLLELAENPGQSELLLASIEQRSRNLKHVPFASAVRMQDGWRYARYAVLPLLFIGALWLTGKGLDFLDSYQRVVDYRTAYEPPAPFAFHLVNPELRSRENQAFTLKVRTVGDVQPETVELVAGGRRLLMEDKATHFEYTFRPPLENMDLYFEANEVQSPAYRLEVVRVPVIDRFGMELEFPAYLQRTGQQVQGTGSITVPEGTRIRWNIATVHTDTVRYEDKDTVLFAAREGNTFSLARRVFRPTDYMLSTSNRDVSGYDKLRYRIEVIRDEFPDIRARMVRDSLEPNLAYFSGEVSDDYGLGKLTVICYPEGDEEAVREVDLDVPGGTYHTFYYTFPSGLNLESGTDYIVQFRIRDNDGLRGGKVRESEAFRLTQYTPEELRDQQLDYQNSLLDGLGKTRETQEKLQEELDAFRKEQQEKRNLEFNDQQKLKDVLNRQLKQERLMEKFSKELGENLESEEAKKDPFRELLQERLERQEIEARKNAQLMEEMQKVLDQLDKDALRERMEEIGKRQEGNRRSMEQLLELTKRYYVQEKSRQLAAQLKELAERQDILSELENMMENFSAEQQDKLRKEFDSLRRELSELEKNNQDLKQPLPWKRDTQKEEGASQDQKDAQELLEKLHAPETSETRDQQSEAASTRKKQKAAARKIRELSEALQQSAASGGGSESTAEDAEMLRQILDNLVVFSFKQETLYDAVQKLEEGAASLSGDIRQQQELRKLFEHVDDSLFALSLRQPQISEQVNKQIAEVYYNVDKGLESLSENQWYRGASYQQYVITAANELASMLAEMLESMQQSMMPGKGEGSGSDFQLPDIIQSQEELRQRMQGSQEGNSEEGSQGNQGESSGESGQGEQGEQGSEGQGEGSQGQQGQQGQGGQEGSGEQGQGNGENGKGQGQNQGQDGQDGQGSGGENGEGTGGSNGDEMSYQELFEIYKQQQIIRNRLEEQLQDMIDNSDRELAQRIAREMEQFEEEILRNGVTTRTADRMNRIQQQLMKLENASFQQGEKEERESRTSTRTYMNPITTRPEVFENEGENVEILNRQVLPLRRIYKNKIKAYFQDEDRLPQ from the coding sequence TTGGAACCGTATCAACTCATTATCGGGAAACTGGAGAAGTTCCTGACGCGCTACTACCTGCGGCAGTTGCTCAAAGGCACTTTCCTGTTCCTGTTTTTCGGCGGGCTCCTCCTGCTGCTGGTCAGCGGCCTGGAGTACCTGTTGTGGATGGGAAGCGGATTGCGCAGGATCCTGTTCTGGGCGTTGGTGGGCATTGAGCTGTTTCTGTTTTTCCGGTACCTGGTACAACCGGTTCTGCAGTTGTTCCGTTTACAGCGCGGTCTCAGTTATAAAGAGGGCTCTTCCATGATCGGCCGGCATTTCCCCGAGGTAGGCGACCGGTTGTATAACCTGTTGGAGCTCGCCGAGAACCCGGGTCAGTCCGAATTGCTCCTCGCCAGTATCGAACAGCGCTCCCGCAACCTGAAACACGTGCCTTTTGCCAGTGCCGTTCGTATGCAGGACGGATGGCGCTATGCGCGTTATGCCGTGCTCCCTTTGTTGTTTATCGGGGCGCTATGGCTCACCGGCAAAGGGTTGGATTTTTTGGATTCCTACCAGCGGGTCGTCGATTACAGAACGGCCTACGAACCCCCCGCTCCATTCGCTTTCCACCTGGTCAACCCGGAACTCAGGTCGCGGGAGAATCAGGCGTTTACCCTGAAGGTGCGCACTGTGGGGGACGTGCAGCCTGAAACCGTGGAATTGGTTGCCGGGGGGCGCCGCCTATTAATGGAAGACAAGGCCACACATTTCGAATACACCTTTCGCCCGCCATTGGAGAACATGGATCTCTACTTTGAGGCCAACGAGGTGCAATCCCCGGCCTACCGGCTGGAGGTGGTTCGCGTGCCGGTAATAGACCGGTTTGGTATGGAGCTGGAATTCCCGGCCTATCTGCAGCGAACCGGACAACAAGTCCAGGGAACCGGCAGTATCACTGTGCCCGAGGGCACGCGAATTCGCTGGAATATCGCTACTGTACACACAGATACCGTCCGGTATGAAGATAAGGACACAGTACTGTTTGCGGCACGGGAGGGAAATACCTTTTCGCTTGCACGTCGCGTTTTCCGGCCCACGGATTATATGCTCAGCACGTCCAACCGGGATGTATCGGGATACGATAAGCTCAGATATCGAATTGAGGTGATCCGGGATGAGTTTCCGGACATCCGTGCGCGGATGGTGCGGGACTCCCTGGAACCGAACCTGGCCTATTTTTCAGGGGAGGTTTCCGATGATTACGGCCTGGGGAAGCTAACCGTTATCTGTTACCCGGAAGGGGACGAGGAGGCTGTACGGGAAGTGGATCTCGATGTGCCGGGAGGAACCTATCATACTTTTTACTACACATTTCCATCCGGATTGAATCTGGAAAGCGGAACGGATTACATCGTACAGTTCCGCATCCGCGACAACGACGGATTGCGGGGCGGTAAGGTTCGTGAAAGCGAAGCGTTCAGGCTTACCCAGTATACTCCTGAGGAGTTGCGGGATCAGCAACTGGACTATCAGAATTCCCTTCTTGACGGGTTGGGGAAAACCCGGGAGACCCAGGAAAAGCTGCAAGAGGAATTGGATGCCTTTCGAAAGGAACAACAGGAGAAGCGCAATCTTGAATTCAACGACCAGCAGAAACTCAAGGACGTACTCAACAGACAGCTGAAGCAGGAACGGCTGATGGAAAAATTCAGCAAGGAGCTCGGCGAGAACCTCGAGTCCGAAGAAGCCAAAAAGGATCCCTTCCGGGAATTGCTCCAGGAACGCCTGGAACGGCAGGAAATTGAAGCGAGGAAAAATGCCCAATTGATGGAGGAGATGCAGAAGGTCCTGGACCAACTGGACAAGGACGCCCTGAGGGAGCGCATGGAGGAAATCGGCAAACGGCAGGAGGGCAACCGGCGCAGCATGGAACAATTGCTGGAGCTTACCAAACGGTATTATGTGCAGGAAAAGTCGCGGCAGCTGGCTGCACAACTGAAAGAGCTTGCAGAACGGCAGGATATCCTCTCGGAGCTGGAGAACATGATGGAAAATTTCTCCGCGGAACAACAGGATAAACTCCGTAAAGAATTCGACAGTTTGCGCAGGGAATTGTCGGAACTCGAGAAAAACAACCAGGACCTGAAGCAACCCCTCCCATGGAAGCGGGATACACAGAAGGAGGAAGGAGCTTCTCAGGACCAGAAGGATGCACAGGAATTATTGGAAAAGCTTCATGCGCCGGAAACTTCGGAAACAAGAGATCAGCAATCCGAAGCGGCCAGTACGCGTAAGAAACAGAAGGCTGCTGCCCGGAAGATCCGGGAATTGTCCGAAGCGCTTCAGCAATCGGCCGCTTCGGGAGGTGGGAGCGAATCCACAGCGGAAGACGCCGAGATGTTGCGCCAGATCCTTGATAACCTGGTGGTCTTTTCTTTTAAGCAGGAGACGCTTTACGACGCCGTACAGAAACTCGAAGAAGGTGCCGCCTCACTTAGCGGGGATATACGGCAGCAACAGGAGCTCAGGAAGCTCTTCGAGCATGTGGATGACAGTTTGTTTGCCCTCTCGCTACGCCAACCCCAGATTTCAGAACAGGTGAATAAACAGATAGCTGAAGTGTATTACAACGTAGACAAGGGCCTTGAAAGCCTGAGCGAGAATCAATGGTACCGGGGCGCCTCCTATCAGCAATATGTAATTACTGCTGCCAATGAGTTGGCTTCCATGCTTGCCGAAATGCTCGAATCCATGCAACAATCAATGATGCCGGGAAAAGGAGAGGGTTCAGGCAGCGACTTTCAGCTTCCGGATATTATCCAGAGCCAGGAAGAACTCCGTCAACGGATGCAAGGGTCTCAGGAAGGCAATTCCGAGGAAGGCAGCCAGGGGAACCAAGGGGAATCATCTGGCGAATCCGGACAGGGTGAACAAGGCGAACAGGGAAGCGAAGGACAGGGCGAAGGATCCCAGGGCCAACAAGGCCAGCAAGGCCAGGGAGGTCAGGAGGGCTCCGGGGAACAAGGCCAGGGTAACGGAGAGAATGGAAAAGGACAGGGACAAAACCAGGGCCAGGATGGGCAAGATGGTCAGGGTTCCGGGGGGGAGAACGGCGAAGGAACCGGTGGTTCTAACGGGGATGAAATGAGCTATCAGGAATTGTTTGAAATCTATAAGCAGCAGCAGATTATCCGCAACCGTCTCGAAGAGCAATTACAGGACATGATCGATAATTCAGACAGGGAATTGGCACAACGAATTGCACGTGAAATGGAACAATTCGAGGAAGAAATATTACGAAACGGCGTCACTACCCGGACAGCAGACCGAATGAACCGAATCCAGCAGCAATTGATGAAGCTGGAAAATGCCTCCTTTCAACAAGGGGAAAAAGAAGAACGGGAAAGCCGGACAAGTACCAGGACCTATATGAACCCAATTACCACCCGGCCAGAAGTATTTGAAAATGAGGGTGAAAACGTTGAAATATTAAACAGGCAAGTATTACCTTTGCGCCGCATTTACAAGAACAAAATTAAGGCGTATTTCCAGGATGAGGATCGATTACCACAGTGA
- the gltX gene encoding glutamate--tRNA ligase — protein sequence MKQPVRVRFAPSPTGPLHIGGVRTALFNYLFAKKHGGDFILRIEDTDQNRFVKGAEEYIVESLEWLGIPFDEGPGKEGGYGPYRQSERKDRYREFAEQLVQSGWAYYAFDRPEALDAHRADHEKKGKTFIYNWHNREKLDNSLGMSPEALQFRLDAEDPYVIRFQWPKDQTLEFQDLIRGDIRIDTNTLDDKVLFKSDGMPTYHLANIVDDHLMEITHVIRGEEWLPSLALHIQLYRAFGWEAPQFAHLPLIMKPTGKGKLSKRDGEKMGFPVFPLEWKDSAGYRESGYFPEAVLNFLALLGWNPGTEQELFSLEELIEAFDLERVNKSGARFDPDKTRWYNHQYLQQKSPAELVPEFRRVLEGRHPFPDSLEDAYLERVVALLRERADFLKDIWEQGSYFFRQPEAYDEKAVRKQWKEGTPQVMARLADLLETRDDFSSEHLETSVKDWIGASGLSFGQVMPPLRLVLVGAMQGPHLFDIMGLIGKDETVGRIRLAIDRLGGSPK from the coding sequence ATGAAACAACCCGTCCGCGTCCGTTTTGCCCCGAGCCCGACCGGCCCTCTGCACATCGGCGGTGTCCGCACGGCTCTATTCAATTATTTGTTTGCCAAAAAACACGGGGGGGATTTTATCCTGCGGATTGAGGATACCGACCAGAACCGCTTTGTAAAAGGGGCGGAAGAATATATCGTGGAATCCCTGGAGTGGCTCGGCATCCCCTTTGATGAAGGCCCCGGGAAAGAAGGGGGCTATGGGCCCTACCGCCAGAGTGAGCGCAAGGACCGCTATCGGGAATTTGCCGAACAGCTCGTGCAATCCGGCTGGGCGTATTACGCCTTTGACCGGCCGGAGGCACTGGATGCCCATCGGGCCGATCACGAAAAAAAGGGGAAGACCTTCATCTACAACTGGCACAACCGGGAAAAACTGGACAATTCCCTGGGCATGTCCCCGGAGGCCCTCCAATTCCGCCTGGATGCCGAGGACCCGTATGTTATCCGGTTCCAATGGCCCAAAGATCAGACCCTTGAATTCCAGGACCTGATCCGGGGCGACATCCGCATCGACACAAACACCCTGGACGACAAGGTACTTTTCAAAAGCGACGGGATGCCCACCTACCACCTGGCGAATATCGTGGACGACCACCTGATGGAAATTACCCATGTAATCCGCGGGGAGGAGTGGTTGCCGTCCCTGGCACTGCACATTCAACTTTACCGGGCCTTTGGTTGGGAAGCCCCCCAATTCGCCCACCTGCCCCTGATCATGAAACCGACGGGGAAAGGCAAGCTCAGTAAACGGGACGGGGAAAAAATGGGATTCCCGGTTTTTCCCCTGGAATGGAAAGACTCGGCCGGATACCGGGAATCCGGCTATTTTCCGGAGGCAGTCCTGAACTTCCTGGCTTTATTGGGGTGGAACCCCGGCACGGAACAGGAGCTCTTTTCCCTGGAAGAGCTCATCGAGGCCTTTGACCTGGAGCGCGTCAACAAGTCCGGGGCGCGGTTTGATCCGGACAAAACCCGATGGTACAACCACCAGTACCTGCAGCAGAAATCCCCGGCTGAGCTCGTGCCGGAATTCCGCAGGGTTCTGGAGGGCCGCCATCCGTTTCCGGACAGCCTGGAAGACGCCTACCTGGAACGGGTAGTTGCCCTGTTGCGGGAACGGGCGGACTTCCTCAAGGACATCTGGGAACAGGGCTCGTATTTCTTCAGACAGCCGGAAGCCTACGATGAAAAGGCCGTCCGCAAGCAATGGAAGGAGGGTACGCCCCAGGTGATGGCCCGACTGGCCGATTTACTCGAAACCCGGGACGACTTTTCTTCGGAACACCTGGAAACCTCCGTAAAAGATTGGATCGGTGCGTCCGGGCTGTCTTTCGGACAGGTCATGCCGCCCTTGCGCCTGGTCCTGGTCGGCGCCATGCAGGGCCCCCACCTGTTCGACATCATGGGCCTTATCGGGAAGGATGAAACCGTCGGGCGGATCCGCCTGGCCATCGACCGTCTCGGCGGGAGCCCGAAATAG
- a CDS encoding SPFH domain-containing protein, giving the protein MIASFLWIPFLFLGLVILFSSFFIVKQQTAVIVERFGRFQSIRNSGLQMKIPIVDRISGRLSLKIQQLDVIVETKTRDDVFVKLKVSVQYVVIRDKVYEAFYKLEYPHEQITSYVFDVVRAEVPKMKLDDVFVKKDDIAIAVKAELQDAMLDYGYDIIKTLVTDIDPDAQVKAAMNRINASEREKIAAQFEGDAARILIVEKAKAEAESKRLQGQGIADQRREIARGLEESVEVLNKVGINSQEASALIVVTQHYDTLQAIGEETNTNLILLPNSPQAGSDMLNNMVASFTASNQIGEAMKKQNKDKKE; this is encoded by the coding sequence ATGATCGCATCATTCCTTTGGATACCCTTCCTGTTCCTGGGGCTGGTTATCCTCTTCAGCTCTTTCTTTATCGTCAAACAGCAAACGGCCGTTATCGTCGAGCGGTTCGGCCGGTTCCAGAGTATCCGGAATTCCGGCCTGCAGATGAAAATCCCGATTGTTGACCGGATTTCGGGCCGCCTCAGCCTGAAGATCCAGCAGCTCGATGTAATTGTGGAAACAAAAACACGGGACGATGTGTTTGTCAAGCTCAAGGTATCCGTTCAGTATGTGGTGATCCGGGACAAGGTGTACGAAGCCTTCTACAAGCTGGAATACCCACACGAGCAGATTACTTCCTATGTATTTGACGTGGTTCGGGCAGAGGTGCCCAAGATGAAGCTGGATGACGTTTTTGTGAAGAAGGACGACATCGCCATTGCGGTGAAGGCTGAATTGCAGGACGCCATGCTCGATTACGGGTACGACATTATCAAGACGCTTGTCACAGATATCGACCCGGACGCCCAGGTAAAAGCCGCCATGAACCGGATAAACGCTTCGGAGCGGGAGAAGATTGCCGCCCAGTTCGAAGGGGATGCCGCCCGCATCCTCATCGTGGAAAAGGCCAAGGCCGAGGCGGAGAGCAAACGGCTGCAGGGACAGGGGATCGCCGATCAGCGAAGGGAAATTGCCAGGGGCCTCGAGGAGTCCGTGGAGGTCCTGAACAAGGTGGGCATCAATTCCCAGGAAGCATCGGCCCTGATTGTGGTTACCCAGCATTACGACACCTTGCAGGCCATCGGGGAGGAAACCAATACGAATCTGATCCTCCTGCCGAATTCGCCCCAGGCAGGCAGCGATATGCTCAACAATATGGTGGCCAGCTTTACAGCCAGCAACCAGATTGGGGAGGCGATGAAAAAACAGAACAAGGACAAAAAGGAGTAG
- a CDS encoding DUF6327 family protein, with protein MSKRYTSFEQIDKDLKIMRLKQEIAVENLKLSYTEARKSLYPTQLLGGVTGIIQKLAISLLAKKLLQKFSR; from the coding sequence ATGAGTAAGCGCTATACCTCTTTTGAACAGATCGATAAGGACCTGAAAATTATGCGTCTGAAGCAGGAGATTGCGGTGGAAAACCTGAAACTTTCCTATACAGAAGCTCGCAAGAGCCTCTACCCTACCCAATTGCTGGGGGGGGTTACGGGTATCATCCAGAAATTGGCCATCTCCCTTCTGGCGAAAAAGTTGCTGCAGAAGTTCAGCCGGTAA
- a CDS encoding YtxH domain-containing protein, protein MASNDTGSVLLALLTGAAIGAGVGILYAPDKGSKTRKKIKKKANQAKDDISVRVSRATEELSRTAEAKKEDFERRLEDTISTMSYKADDIIETLEHKLADLKKKNAKYQKDAVIETAGKPKVAAKS, encoded by the coding sequence ATGGCATCTAACGATACTGGATCTGTACTCTTGGCGCTTCTGACAGGAGCGGCAATTGGAGCGGGTGTAGGCATACTTTACGCCCCGGACAAAGGATCAAAAACAAGAAAGAAAATCAAGAAAAAGGCCAATCAGGCCAAGGACGACATCTCGGTTCGGGTATCCCGGGCCACTGAAGAGCTGAGCCGCACGGCCGAGGCCAAGAAAGAAGATTTCGAGCGGCGCCTGGAGGATACCATCTCCACCATGAGTTATAAGGCGGACGATATTATCGAAACCCTGGAACACAAACTGGCAGATTTGAAAAAGAAGAACGCCAAGTACCAGAAAGACGCGGTAATAGAAACAGCCGGAAAACCGAAAGTAGCCGCCAAATCATAG
- a CDS encoding glutamine--tRNA ligase/YqeY domain fusion protein produces the protein MTADSRSLNFIEHIIEDDLASGFPKDQLRFRFPPEPNGYLHIGHASSICLNFGLGLRYDAPVNLRFDDTNPAKEEAEYVDAIKRDVSWLGFEWAEERYASDYFQQLYDWAEDLIRQGKAYVDSQSSEEIAAQKGTPTEPGTNSPHRNRSVSENLELFRGMKDGKFEAGAHVLRAKIDMASPNMLMRDPVMYRILHRAHHRTNTDWCIYPLYDWTHGESDYIEQVSHSLCTLEFKPHRPLYDWFLDAVTEAGKLRPKQREFARRNLSHTVVSKRKLLQLVEGGHVSGWDDPRMPTISGLRRRGCTPEAIRNFADTIGIAKRDNVVDVALLDFHMREHLNQIAPRVMAVLDPVKVVLTNYPEGETEWLETENNPEDPGAGTREIPFSRELYIEREDFREQANRKFFRLKLGGEVRLKSGYIIKAEQAVKDASGTITEIHCTYDPKSRSGSGTEESRRKVKGTLHWVSAEHAHRAEVRLYDRLFTDATPDQHKDRDFMEFLNPDSLEVVEARIEPGLAGAQPGERFQFQRLGYFCVDPDSSEDRLVFNRTVTLRDTWAKIEQKEG, from the coding sequence ATGACAGCCGATTCCCGATCGCTGAATTTTATTGAGCATATCATCGAGGACGATCTCGCCTCGGGATTTCCCAAAGACCAGCTGCGCTTCCGGTTTCCCCCGGAACCCAACGGTTACCTGCATATAGGCCACGCGAGTTCCATCTGCCTGAATTTCGGCCTGGGCCTGCGCTATGATGCCCCGGTAAACCTGCGTTTTGACGACACCAACCCGGCCAAAGAGGAAGCGGAATACGTGGACGCCATCAAACGGGACGTTTCCTGGCTGGGATTTGAGTGGGCGGAAGAGCGCTATGCCTCCGATTATTTCCAGCAACTTTACGATTGGGCGGAGGACCTGATCCGCCAGGGCAAGGCGTATGTAGACAGCCAGAGCTCTGAGGAAATCGCCGCCCAGAAGGGGACGCCCACGGAACCTGGCACGAACAGCCCGCACAGAAACCGATCGGTATCTGAGAATTTAGAACTATTTCGGGGCATGAAGGACGGGAAGTTCGAGGCCGGCGCACATGTGTTGCGCGCTAAAATTGACATGGCTTCCCCAAATATGCTGATGCGCGACCCGGTGATGTACCGAATCCTGCATCGGGCCCACCACCGCACAAATACCGATTGGTGTATTTATCCGCTCTACGATTGGACCCATGGGGAAAGCGATTACATTGAACAGGTATCCCATTCGCTCTGCACCCTGGAGTTCAAGCCCCACCGGCCGCTGTACGACTGGTTTCTCGACGCAGTGACCGAAGCGGGGAAGTTGCGGCCGAAGCAACGGGAATTTGCCCGCCGAAACCTGAGCCACACGGTCGTTAGCAAGCGCAAACTGCTCCAGCTGGTGGAAGGCGGCCATGTATCGGGTTGGGACGACCCGCGCATGCCGACCATATCCGGACTCCGGCGCAGGGGATGCACCCCGGAAGCCATCCGGAATTTTGCGGATACCATCGGGATTGCCAAACGGGACAATGTGGTGGATGTGGCGCTGCTGGATTTCCATATGCGCGAACACCTAAACCAGATTGCCCCCCGGGTCATGGCTGTTCTGGACCCGGTGAAGGTGGTGCTGACCAATTACCCGGAAGGGGAAACCGAATGGCTGGAGACGGAAAACAACCCGGAAGATCCGGGAGCCGGCACGCGGGAAATTCCATTTTCGCGGGAGCTCTATATTGAGCGGGAAGACTTCCGGGAACAGGCCAACCGGAAATTTTTCCGCCTGAAGCTCGGGGGCGAGGTCCGTCTCAAGAGCGGGTATATCATCAAGGCGGAGCAGGCGGTAAAGGATGCATCCGGTACAATCACCGAAATACATTGCACGTACGACCCCAAAAGCCGCAGCGGCAGCGGTACGGAGGAAAGCCGGCGGAAGGTGAAGGGCACCCTGCATTGGGTGTCGGCCGAGCACGCCCACCGGGCCGAAGTCCGGCTGTACGACCGCCTTTTTACGGATGCGACCCCGGACCAGCATAAAGACCGGGATTTTATGGAATTCCTGAACCCGGATTCTCTGGAAGTAGTGGAGGCCCGGATCGAACCCGGCCTGGCCGGTGCGCAACCGGGAGAGCGTTTCCAGTTTCAGCGCCTCGGCTATTTTTGCGTGGACCCGGACTCTTCGGAGGACCGGCTCGTTTTCAACCGGACGGTGACCCTCCGGGATACCTGGGCCAAAATCGAACAAAAGGAGGGCTAG
- a CDS encoding T9SS type B sorting domain-containing protein has translation MNLKLRITAALLWGLMCAQAGYAQILNAPEAAPNQTPPPGTNPWTAACASGSFNDYWANFTWSPPLVNADNEFILELSDASGDFSGARELARVDDMNTTFDFYFQFSLPTDTQGEGYRMRVRSTSPAMTSPASVAYPMYYLGVNSGINIRPQGQADMGDGTAQVCDGNSITLEVYNVTNPDTYQYNWYRSGTLLADKGSSITVTQGGMYNAEIDYGSCSGSGNTLSNLIDVTSGSSLGIAINPPAKNALCPGETMDLTANITGQGLTYTWFRDGNPITPPTVNDDTYTVDAGIAGFEGDYSVEIFGDGACVEQSATVTITNAGNFTVTRTNPATVMVLPGQTQDLSITTDASGADIQWYRNGSPVSGATATTLTVSESDTGNYFARVSLTGGACSATSIDSDPTSVVVPASLEMDIAYSGAYAACTNTDIVLEVSAIRALDGSGGSTDVTADLMADLAFQWYRDGTAISGSTASAISLADISENGSYHVEGSISSYSPASNTLSVQLRVDELITISGSETTVCGPSDPVTISTTTDLTGSSFDWFRDGVNLNLTTPSIDATTPGTYQLVVMRSGCPVPSNNLVLNSLDENLITLDPGTDIRIPEGSARTVTASGGETYRWMDSNNIEISSTSSYSFTEAGDYLLIATIGGCEVARSVTVSYLDTFRVPNVISVNGDGINDQWVIPNTYSNRPEVNVIIYNEKGEEVLNENSYQNNWPSSASSFPKQNMVFYYKIRDAEKVLKQGTITVIR, from the coding sequence ATGAACCTAAAATTACGTATCACCGCAGCCCTACTGTGGGGATTGATGTGCGCCCAGGCCGGGTACGCACAGATTCTCAATGCCCCCGAAGCCGCCCCAAACCAAACCCCGCCACCGGGAACCAACCCCTGGACCGCAGCCTGCGCCTCCGGATCCTTCAACGATTATTGGGCCAATTTCACCTGGAGTCCGCCCCTGGTGAATGCCGACAACGAATTTATCCTGGAGCTCTCCGACGCTTCCGGGGACTTTTCAGGCGCCCGGGAACTCGCCCGGGTGGATGACATGAATACCACATTTGACTTTTATTTCCAGTTCTCTTTGCCAACCGATACACAGGGCGAGGGTTATCGCATGCGCGTACGCAGTACAAGCCCCGCGATGACCAGCCCTGCGTCGGTTGCATACCCCATGTATTATCTGGGTGTCAACAGCGGGATCAATATCCGCCCGCAGGGACAGGCCGATATGGGTGACGGCACCGCACAGGTGTGCGACGGCAATTCGATTACCCTGGAAGTATACAATGTAACCAATCCGGATACCTATCAGTATAACTGGTACCGCAGCGGCACGCTCCTGGCCGATAAGGGCTCCAGCATTACCGTGACCCAGGGGGGTATGTACAACGCCGAAATCGACTACGGATCCTGTTCGGGGTCCGGGAACACGTTGTCGAACCTGATTGACGTGACCAGCGGCAGCAGCCTGGGGATTGCCATCAACCCCCCGGCCAAGAACGCCCTCTGCCCGGGTGAAACCATGGACCTGACCGCGAATATCACCGGCCAGGGCCTCACCTATACCTGGTTCCGGGACGGCAACCCGATCACCCCGCCTACAGTAAATGACGACACGTATACGGTTGATGCCGGTATCGCCGGGTTTGAAGGGGATTATTCCGTGGAAATCTTTGGGGACGGTGCCTGCGTGGAACAATCCGCAACCGTAACCATTACGAATGCCGGCAACTTCACCGTAACCCGGACGAATCCGGCAACCGTAATGGTGTTGCCGGGCCAGACCCAGGACCTGTCTATTACGACGGACGCCTCCGGGGCCGATATCCAGTGGTACCGCAATGGCAGCCCGGTTTCCGGGGCTACCGCAACAACCCTGACGGTTTCCGAGTCGGATACCGGAAACTATTTTGCCCGTGTATCCCTGACCGGCGGAGCCTGTTCGGCAACTTCCATCGACTCGGACCCCACCTCCGTGGTGGTGCCCGCCTCCCTGGAAATGGACATTGCCTACAGCGGGGCCTACGCCGCCTGTACAAATACCGACATCGTGCTGGAGGTGTCCGCCATCCGCGCCCTGGACGGTAGCGGCGGCAGCACGGACGTGACGGCCGACCTGATGGCCGACCTGGCCTTCCAGTGGTACCGCGACGGAACGGCAATCAGCGGTTCTACCGCATCTGCCATCAGCCTGGCCGATATCTCGGAAAACGGATCCTACCATGTGGAAGGGAGTATTTCCTCCTATTCGCCCGCATCCAATACGCTGAGCGTCCAACTGCGGGTAGACGAACTCATTACTATTTCGGGCAGCGAGACCACTGTATGCGGCCCGTCCGATCCCGTTACCATCAGCACCACTACCGACCTGACCGGGTCGAGTTTTGACTGGTTCCGCGACGGGGTCAACCTGAACCTGACCACCCCGTCCATCGATGCCACCACCCCCGGCACCTACCAGCTGGTGGTGATGCGCAGCGGCTGCCCGGTGCCGTCCAACAACCTGGTTCTCAACAGCCTGGACGAAAACCTGATTACCCTGGACCCCGGAACGGATATCCGAATCCCGGAAGGCAGCGCCCGTACGGTTACGGCCTCCGGAGGGGAGACCTACCGCTGGATGGACAGTAACAATATTGAAATCAGCAGTACGTCTTCCTATTCCTTTACGGAAGCGGGTGATTACCTGCTGATTGCCACCATCGGCGGATGCGAAGTGGCCCGGTCGGTGACCGTTTCCTACCTGGACACGTTCCGGGTGCCGAATGTGATTTCGGTGAACGGGGACGGCATCAACGACCAGTGGGTTATCCCGAATACCTATTCCAACCGCCCGGAGGTGAATGTGATTATTTACAACGAAAAAGGCGAGGAGGTACTGAATGAAAACAGCTACCAGAACAACTGGCCCTCCTCTGCCTCCAGCTTCCCGAAACAGAACATGGTGTTCTATTACAAGATCCGGGATGCTGAAAAAGTCCTGAAACAAGGTACCATTACCGTAATACGCTAA